The Methanobacterium lacus genome includes a region encoding these proteins:
- a CDS encoding fumarate hydratase, which yields MITQKTVEDTICRLYRDSVIQLPEDVKNALREAHENETNETARLNLGAILENIDAAHENDIPMCQDTGLPIVFVKLGDVKVENLYEGIKKGVEKATTKVPLRPNVVDPFTRVNTGTNTGKNIPLVDIELVEGNNLELTIFPKGFGSENNNALKMALPGEGMEGVKEFVMETVLKAGGKPCPPTRIGVGIGGSSDYALKLAKKALLRDVKSVNPDERLAKLEEELIEQINSTGIGPMGLGGKTTALDVKVELADTHTAGLPIGVCVQCWAARHATAVLEDPKH from the coding sequence ATGATTACACAAAAAACTGTTGAAGATACCATATGCAGACTGTACCGGGATTCTGTGATCCAACTTCCCGAAGATGTGAAGAATGCTTTGAGGGAAGCCCATGAAAATGAAACCAATGAAACTGCTAGGTTGAATCTTGGAGCCATCCTTGAAAATATTGATGCAGCACATGAAAATGATATACCCATGTGCCAAGACACCGGGCTGCCCATAGTGTTTGTCAAGCTTGGTGACGTGAAAGTGGAAAACCTCTACGAAGGAATTAAAAAGGGAGTGGAAAAAGCAACAACTAAAGTACCTTTACGTCCAAATGTTGTTGATCCCTTCACCAGAGTTAACACTGGAACAAATACTGGGAAAAATATCCCACTAGTAGATATTGAACTTGTTGAAGGCAACAATTTAGAATTAACGATATTCCCTAAGGGTTTTGGTTCTGAAAACAACAATGCACTCAAAATGGCCCTGCCTGGAGAGGGTATGGAAGGTGTTAAGGAATTTGTCATGGAAACTGTTCTTAAGGCCGGTGGAAAACCATGCCCCCCAACAAGAATAGGAGTTGGAATAGGAGGATCTTCAGACTACGCACTCAAACTAGCTAAAAAAGCCTTGTTAAGGGATGTTAAATCTGTGAATCCCGATGAACGCCTTGCAAAACTCGAAGAGGAACTTATAGAACAGATTAATTCGACTGGAATTGGACCCATGGGCCTTGGAGGAAAAACCACTGCCCTCGATGTTAAAGTAGAACTCGCAGATACTCATACAGCAGGTTTGCCCATAGGTGTCTGTGTCCAGTGTTGGGCAGCAAGACATGCCACTGCAGTATTAGAAGATCCTAAACACTAG
- a CDS encoding 4Fe-4S dicluster domain-containing protein, which produces MRELISKPELCDECSRCERECPQNAIRVISGVPVHCLHCAKDRAPCMTVCPEDAIVEIDGAIVIMEDSCIGCGLCRDSCPIGAIHMDEYGIAKKCNLCIDKETPACVLTCPKDALKVDSEDILAQKRDKIAEELSRVKLIMKY; this is translated from the coding sequence ATGAGGGAATTAATTTCAAAACCAGAACTCTGCGATGAATGTTCAAGATGCGAACGTGAATGTCCTCAAAATGCAATAAGAGTCATAAGCGGCGTTCCTGTACATTGTTTGCACTGTGCTAAGGACAGAGCTCCATGTATGACTGTTTGTCCTGAAGATGCTATTGTTGAGATTGACGGTGCAATAGTTATCATGGAAGATAGTTGCATAGGCTGTGGACTTTGCAGGGATTCTTGCCCAATCGGTGCGATACATATGGATGAGTACGGTATTGCCAAAAAATGTAACCTGTGCATAGATAAAGAGACACCTGCATGTGTACTTACCTGCCCAAAAGATGCTCTTAAAGTGGATTCAGAAGACATTTTAGCCCAAAAACGGGATAAAATTGCTGAAGAATTAAGCAGAGTAAAACTCATAATGAAGTATTAA
- a CDS encoding 4Fe-4S dicluster domain-containing protein: MDKILIQPDLCDGCKDCEQACGKLYGTPRISVREIEGSFYPIICQQCEDAPCKMICPTEAMGLEVLEAKCIGCGLCMMVCPFGSINIENRKAHKCNQCPDKDTPACIAACSKRAIAKVDTERMKLEKQKQHIEKLVGLGKKKKKSTDMISVLTANARTKKVLHKEV, from the coding sequence TTGGATAAGATACTGATTCAACCAGACCTCTGTGATGGCTGCAAAGATTGTGAACAAGCATGCGGTAAACTATATGGTACACCAAGAATCTCTGTAAGGGAGATCGAAGGATCTTTTTATCCAATAATTTGCCAGCAGTGTGAAGATGCTCCATGCAAGATGATCTGTCCCACAGAAGCCATGGGATTAGAAGTTTTAGAAGCTAAGTGTATTGGATGTGGACTGTGCATGATGGTGTGTCCATTTGGATCAATTAACATTGAAAACAGAAAGGCACACAAGTGTAACCAGTGCCCGGATAAAGATACACCAGCATGTATTGCAGCTTGTTCCAAACGGGCCATTGCTAAGGTAGACACCGAGAGAATGAAACTTGAAAAGCAGAAACAACACATTGAAAAGTTGGTAGGGCTTGGTAAAAAGAAAAAGAAAAGCACTGATATGATCAGTGTGCTCACTGCCAATGCAAGAACCAAGAAGGTTCTCCACAAGGAGGTTTGA
- the porB gene encoding pyruvate synthase subunit PorB: MELPEKEFLAPGHRACAGCGATIGVRLALKMLGENTVAVSATGCLEVITTPYPETAWEIPWMHVAFENAAAVASGVESALKAQGKTDTNVVVFGGDGGTADIGLQALSGAMERGHNLIYICYDNEAYMNTGIQRSGATPYGASTTTSPHGKESFGEDKPKKNMPMIMAAHGIPYVATASISYPEDFMKKVKKAAEVDGPAYIHLQQPCTTGWGYSPAKTIDLGRLAVETGSWILYEIEDGEFKVTYRPIQRKKVSEYLNAQKRFKHLSDLEKETIQSHVDAICVELKI; the protein is encoded by the coding sequence ATGGAATTACCTGAAAAAGAATTTCTTGCACCGGGACACAGAGCATGTGCAGGATGCGGAGCAACCATTGGTGTTAGATTAGCACTAAAAATGCTTGGTGAAAACACCGTAGCAGTGTCTGCAACAGGATGTTTAGAGGTTATTACCACTCCTTATCCAGAAACTGCTTGGGAGATTCCTTGGATGCATGTTGCATTTGAAAACGCAGCTGCAGTAGCATCTGGTGTTGAATCTGCCCTTAAAGCTCAAGGAAAGACTGATACAAACGTTGTTGTCTTTGGTGGAGATGGTGGAACTGCAGACATAGGTTTACAAGCATTGTCTGGAGCGATGGAAAGGGGACATAACTTAATTTACATTTGTTATGATAACGAAGCCTACATGAACACAGGTATCCAGAGAAGTGGAGCAACACCCTACGGTGCATCAACAACCACATCACCACATGGTAAAGAAAGTTTTGGTGAGGATAAACCAAAAAAGAACATGCCAATGATCATGGCAGCTCATGGAATACCATACGTTGCAACAGCTTCAATATCGTATCCTGAAGATTTCATGAAGAAGGTTAAAAAGGCCGCAGAAGTTGATGGCCCTGCATACATACACCTGCAGCAACCATGCACAACTGGATGGGGATACAGCCCAGCAAAAACCATTGACCTTGGAAGACTAGCAGTTGAAACAGGATCATGGATACTCTATGAAATTGAAGATGGTGAATTTAAGGTTACTTACAGACCAATTCAAAGGAAGAAGGTTTCTGAATATTTGAATGCTCAGAAAAGATTCAAACATCTGTCTGATTTAGAGAAGGAAACAATTCAAAGCCATGTTGATGCAATCTGCGTTGAGCTAAAAATTTAG
- the porA gene encoding pyruvate synthase subunit PorA has translation MVLKVMSSNQAIAEAVKLAKPKVIPVYPITPQTTISEYLAKYVADGDIKAEYIRVESEHSAISACLGASGTGVRVFTATSSQGLALMHEIIFAAAGLRAPIVMADANRALSAPLSIWNDQQDSISERDSGWMQIYAENGQEALDSVLMSYKISENKEVLLPTMVCVDGFILTHTVDPVDVPEEEEVDKFLPDYNPDHAYLDPERPMSIGTFTDPDYYMEARHDMEVAMEKAKTVISDVSQEFAETFGRKYDFIEKYRSEDADTILIAMGSICSTIKDVIDELREEGEKVGLVRVRVFRPFPVEEIYDAIKGASNVGVIDKNFSFSIGGVLHNNIKSMMDVNAAGFIIGLGGRDIKPSHIREVVEKTKNPSNKPLWIGLKEEQ, from the coding sequence ATGGTTCTTAAAGTTATGTCATCAAACCAAGCGATTGCAGAAGCAGTTAAGCTTGCGAAACCAAAAGTAATTCCTGTTTATCCAATAACGCCCCAAACAACCATATCAGAGTACTTAGCAAAATATGTTGCAGATGGCGACATTAAAGCAGAGTACATCAGAGTAGAATCTGAACACAGTGCAATAAGTGCTTGTTTAGGTGCCTCAGGTACAGGTGTAAGGGTATTTACTGCGACATCATCCCAAGGACTGGCACTCATGCACGAAATAATATTTGCTGCAGCCGGTTTAAGGGCACCAATAGTCATGGCTGATGCTAACAGAGCATTGTCCGCACCATTGAGTATATGGAACGATCAACAAGATTCCATATCCGAAAGGGATTCTGGTTGGATGCAAATATATGCTGAAAATGGTCAGGAAGCGCTTGACTCTGTTTTAATGTCATACAAAATATCTGAAAATAAGGAAGTACTGTTACCAACCATGGTGTGTGTTGATGGTTTCATATTAACTCATACAGTTGATCCAGTAGACGTTCCTGAAGAGGAAGAAGTGGATAAATTTTTACCTGATTACAACCCGGATCATGCCTACCTAGATCCTGAGAGGCCAATGTCCATAGGTACATTCACAGATCCAGATTATTACATGGAAGCACGTCATGATATGGAAGTGGCCATGGAAAAAGCAAAAACTGTAATTTCAGATGTGAGTCAAGAATTTGCAGAAACCTTCGGAAGAAAGTACGACTTTATTGAGAAGTACAGATCAGAAGATGCTGACACCATACTCATAGCCATGGGATCCATATGCAGTACAATTAAGGATGTTATAGATGAACTTCGAGAAGAAGGGGAAAAGGTAGGACTCGTACGTGTAAGGGTGTTTAGACCATTCCCAGTAGAAGAAATCTACGATGCAATTAAAGGAGCTTCCAACGTGGGAGTGATTGACAAAAACTTTTCATTCAGTATTGGAGGAGTGCTCCACAACAACATCAAATCAATGATGGATGTAAATGCAGCAGGATTTATTATAGGCCTTGGTGGAAGGGATATAAAACCTTCACATATTAGAGAAGTTGTTGAAAAGACCAAAAATCCTAGTAACAAACCCCTGTGGATAGGACTGAAGGAGGAACAGTAA
- the porD gene encoding pyruvate synthase subunit PorD, translating to MVAIGAAVKEPGSTRKNKTGSWRTFKPILDKETCIDCENCVMFCPEGCIDKNYDIDYDYCKGCGICAEECPVKAIKMERE from the coding sequence ATGGTAGCAATAGGAGCAGCTGTTAAGGAACCGGGAAGTACCCGTAAAAATAAAACAGGTAGCTGGAGAACATTCAAACCTATTCTCGATAAGGAAACGTGTATTGACTGCGAGAATTGTGTTATGTTCTGTCCTGAAGGATGTATTGATAAAAACTACGATATAGACTACGATTACTGTAAAGGATGCGGAATATGCGCAGAAGAGTGTCCAGTTAAGGCAATAAAAATGGAGAGGGAATAA
- the porC gene encoding pyruvate synthase subunit PorC, whose product MIEVRFHGRGGQGAVTAAEILAKAAFEDGKYCQAFPFFGVERRGAPVMAFTRIDDKPIRRRYQVYNPDYVVVLDDGLLEVVDVFSGIKEGGNVIINTNNGVENSNGVKINKIDATGIALDILGVPIVNTILLGAFAGVTGQVSIESLIKIINETFSGSVAEKNVKAAKMAYDAAKKG is encoded by the coding sequence ATGATTGAAGTTCGATTTCACGGACGAGGGGGACAAGGCGCTGTTACAGCAGCCGAAATTTTGGCCAAAGCGGCCTTTGAAGATGGTAAATACTGTCAGGCATTCCCATTTTTCGGTGTTGAAAGAAGAGGCGCTCCTGTAATGGCGTTTACCCGAATAGATGATAAGCCAATAAGAAGAAGATATCAAGTTTACAATCCAGATTATGTTGTTGTTTTGGATGATGGACTCCTTGAAGTCGTGGATGTATTTTCCGGGATTAAAGAAGGAGGAAATGTAATTATAAATACCAATAATGGTGTTGAAAATTCAAACGGTGTGAAGATCAATAAGATCGACGCTACAGGAATAGCATTAGATATTTTAGGCGTTCCTATAGTTAACACCATACTTTTAGGAGCATTTGCAGGAGTTACTGGACAAGTTTCAATTGAATCCCTTATTAAAATAATAAACGAAACTTTCAGTGGATCCGTTGCAGAGAAAAATGTGAAAGCTGCTAAAATGGCATACGATGCTGCAAAAAAGGGATAA
- a CDS encoding dihydropteroate synthase-like protein: MKVLIITANLASPIVIKETSKSKHKIHVHVVDTPIAAFLTPKRIVEELEKYGRKHDLNDGMEDRINTFDLNDFDIILTPGLVRKDVEYVWKKTGIKTYKGPTDAADLSTVLDIIEKLDLSTKISADKFIEEEQRKKALKFIEDFEADETKTKKLLKKPENILVGNLAVGEDFPMRVLAEIANAPLLSDFELLKKAKYFVESGAHMVDIGMIAGETHIERIPRMVEIIKDNLDVAVSIDTLNPREIKAAVESDVDLVLSLDHGNCEEVLPYLEAKNIPAVILPTDYSKNWVPKTVDERVNSIVDIRKKCTSIDVIADLILDPINSHSIVDSFMACHKFKQNNREPVFFGVGNVTELLDTDSVGVNSLLAGIGMELGVSVLFTPEESGKTFGSVKELAISSKMMFLAKNRKSIPKDLGINLVQYKDKGKLDSCIEELELDVPVVEGSEDYTFKQDPSGSFKIIAENGEVVAVHYIKMKPQLIIKGKTSKAVYDEIIKRKLVTRIEHATYLGSELEKAEIAAKLNKKYLQDFPLFKRI; this comes from the coding sequence ATGAAAGTCCTAATAATCACAGCAAATCTGGCAAGTCCGATTGTAATAAAGGAAACCAGCAAATCTAAACATAAAATTCATGTTCACGTTGTAGATACTCCAATTGCAGCTTTTCTAACTCCAAAACGGATAGTAGAGGAGCTTGAAAAATATGGGAGAAAACATGATCTAAATGATGGTATGGAGGATCGTATTAATACATTTGATCTAAACGATTTCGACATCATCCTGACACCGGGTTTGGTAAGAAAAGATGTTGAGTATGTCTGGAAAAAAACCGGAATAAAAACTTACAAGGGACCAACAGACGCAGCTGATCTTTCAACTGTACTGGATATAATCGAAAAATTAGATCTTTCCACAAAGATATCTGCAGATAAATTTATTGAGGAAGAACAGCGTAAAAAAGCATTAAAATTCATCGAAGACTTTGAAGCTGATGAAACAAAAACTAAAAAACTGTTAAAAAAACCTGAAAACATACTGGTGGGAAATCTAGCGGTTGGAGAAGATTTTCCAATGAGGGTGCTGGCAGAAATAGCGAATGCTCCGTTATTAAGTGATTTTGAACTTTTAAAAAAGGCAAAGTACTTCGTTGAATCCGGTGCCCACATGGTGGATATTGGAATGATAGCCGGGGAAACCCACATAGAACGCATCCCAAGGATGGTTGAAATCATCAAGGACAACCTTGATGTTGCGGTGAGTATTGATACATTGAATCCAAGGGAAATCAAAGCGGCAGTGGAAAGTGATGTGGATTTGGTTTTGAGCTTGGATCATGGAAACTGTGAAGAAGTGTTACCCTACCTTGAAGCTAAAAATATTCCAGCAGTCATACTGCCGACAGACTACAGCAAAAACTGGGTTCCAAAAACAGTGGATGAACGTGTGAATTCAATAGTAGACATCAGAAAGAAATGTACATCTATTGATGTGATAGCAGACCTTATTCTGGATCCAATAAACAGCCACAGCATTGTTGACTCCTTCATGGCATGTCACAAATTCAAACAAAACAACAGGGAGCCAGTATTCTTTGGAGTTGGAAATGTAACAGAACTATTGGACACAGACTCTGTGGGTGTAAATTCACTTCTAGCAGGTATTGGTATGGAGTTAGGGGTAAGTGTACTTTTCACACCCGAAGAAAGTGGAAAAACTTTTGGGAGTGTGAAAGAACTTGCAATTTCATCCAAGATGATGTTCTTGGCTAAAAACAGAAAATCAATTCCCAAGGATCTTGGAATAAACCTTGTGCAGTACAAGGACAAGGGAAAACTTGACAGTTGCATCGAAGAGTTGGAGCTAGATGTTCCTGTGGTGGAGGGTAGCGAGGACTACACATTCAAACAGGACCCCTCTGGAAGCTTCAAGATCATAGCAGAAAATGGGGAGGTAGTTGCAGTGCACTACATAAAAATGAAGCCCCAACTAATAATTAAAGGTAAAACATCCAAGGCAGTTTACGATGAAATAATAAAAAGAAAACTTGTAACTAGGATAGAACATGCCACATATCTTGGTTCGGAGCTTGAAAAGGCAGAAATTGCAGCTAAACTTAACAAGAAATATTTACAGGATTTTCCACTTTTTAAAAGGATATGA
- a CDS encoding TIGR00269 family protein gives MNECDKCGSPEIIIKKKQSGQKLCSKCFIESTKKKVLKDIRRQNLIEKGDKVLLGLSGGKDSVMLLDILSTLKNRGIIDLVAVTIDEGIEGYREEGVELAIKNAEKYGVEHRVVSFKQYFGTTLDKIIQNNSLDVRRNACTYCGVFRRWIFNRVSKEVGATKIATGHNLDDETQSIVMSYLEGNIQNLTRIGPKSQSKSDKFTVKIKPLREIPEKEIGLYVIAKELDVHFAGCPYAGESFRAEIGTILKQLTANHPTIMYSTLRGFDKIKPVLKKEFATESVFEVCEICGEPSASRLCKACSFLKQWEDQG, from the coding sequence ATGAATGAATGTGATAAATGTGGAAGTCCGGAAATTATTATAAAGAAGAAACAATCTGGTCAAAAACTCTGCAGTAAATGTTTCATAGAATCCACTAAGAAAAAGGTACTCAAGGACATCAGACGCCAAAATCTCATAGAAAAGGGAGATAAAGTATTATTAGGTCTTTCTGGCGGTAAAGATAGTGTGATGCTTCTGGACATACTGAGTACACTTAAAAATCGGGGGATAATAGATCTTGTGGCAGTAACCATAGATGAAGGAATAGAAGGTTACAGAGAAGAAGGGGTTGAACTTGCAATAAAAAATGCAGAAAAATATGGAGTTGAACACAGGGTTGTCAGTTTTAAACAGTACTTCGGAACCACCCTCGACAAAATAATCCAAAATAATTCTCTGGATGTAAGGAGAAATGCATGTACGTACTGTGGAGTTTTCAGAAGATGGATATTCAACAGAGTTTCGAAGGAAGTGGGTGCAACTAAGATAGCAACGGGTCACAACCTGGATGATGAAACCCAATCAATTGTAATGAGCTACCTGGAAGGTAACATACAAAACCTGACAAGAATAGGTCCAAAATCACAGTCAAAGAGTGATAAATTCACAGTAAAAATCAAACCCCTCCGAGAAATCCCTGAAAAGGAGATAGGTCTTTATGTGATTGCAAAGGAACTTGATGTTCATTTTGCGGGCTGTCCATATGCCGGAGAATCCTTCAGGGCAGAGATTGGAACCATCCTAAAACAACTTACAGCAAACCATCCAACCATAATGTACTCAACACTCAGGGGCTTCGATAAAATAAAGCCAGTCCTTAAAAAAGAGTTTGCAACAGAATCAGTGTTTGAAGTGTGTGAAATATGCGGCGAACCAAGTGCATCACGACTCTGTAAAGCATGCAGCTTCCTTAAACAATGGGAAGACCAGGGTTAA
- the thiS gene encoding sulfur carrier protein ThiS, whose translation MKINVKVGNNEDTVTISGEKTIKDLLESMEIAAETVVVKKNDYIVIDEEILEDGDSIEVIQVIYGG comes from the coding sequence ATGAAGATCAATGTAAAGGTTGGAAACAACGAAGATACAGTAACCATATCTGGCGAGAAAACAATTAAAGATCTTTTGGAATCAATGGAAATTGCAGCAGAAACTGTTGTCGTTAAAAAAAATGATTACATAGTCATAGATGAGGAAATTCTCGAAGATGGGGATTCAATTGAAGTGATCCAAGTGATATACGGTGGATAA
- a CDS encoding site-2 protease family protein: protein MRDYELIETYISKYFDLGGFHKTPEGSFFVVHDYDYNKFEALIKDLDELGYVPFIEKYADNYRIGIADKKEVGESKSYINILLFVVTLATTIYAGYQFAGGSIWDGVAFAGALLGILGVHESAHYFAAKKHGVKSTLPYFIPAPTLIGTFGAVINVKSPIPNKNALFDLGYSGPLAGILVTIPVLIVGITLSKVVPITQGSTVFYPSPLMSIFMYFLLPPIPAGYELQIHPLLFAAWVGIIVTLLNMMPVAFLDGGHMVRSIFNENIHRIISMVGILITIVLGWYTMAVLMMLILYVNRRHPGALDDVDDLTFRRKVLAVVMLVVFILCLTHIPTKV, encoded by the coding sequence TTGAGGGACTACGAACTAATTGAAACGTATATATCAAAATATTTTGATTTAGGAGGGTTCCATAAAACTCCGGAGGGTTCTTTTTTTGTTGTTCATGATTACGATTACAACAAATTTGAGGCTCTTATCAAGGATCTTGATGAGTTAGGCTACGTTCCGTTCATAGAGAAATATGCTGACAACTACAGAATAGGAATAGCCGACAAGAAAGAAGTGGGAGAGTCAAAATCCTATATAAATATCTTACTTTTCGTAGTTACCCTAGCCACAACCATATATGCGGGGTATCAGTTTGCAGGTGGAAGTATTTGGGATGGTGTTGCATTTGCAGGAGCTTTACTGGGAATACTGGGGGTGCATGAATCTGCACACTACTTCGCAGCAAAAAAACATGGAGTTAAATCAACTTTACCCTACTTCATACCAGCACCCACATTGATCGGTACCTTTGGAGCTGTAATCAATGTTAAATCCCCAATACCCAACAAAAATGCACTTTTTGATCTGGGATACAGCGGGCCACTGGCAGGTATCTTGGTAACCATACCAGTACTCATAGTTGGGATAACCCTGTCAAAGGTTGTTCCAATAACTCAGGGATCCACAGTTTTTTATCCATCACCATTAATGAGCATTTTCATGTACTTTTTACTCCCTCCTATTCCTGCAGGTTACGAACTGCAAATACATCCTCTACTCTTTGCAGCTTGGGTGGGAATAATAGTAACACTGCTTAACATGATGCCAGTTGCCTTTTTAGACGGCGGCCATATGGTTAGATCAATTTTTAACGAAAATATCCACAGAATCATATCTATGGTTGGAATTTTGATCACCATCGTTCTTGGTTGGTACACGATGGCAGTACTCATGATGCTCATACTCTATGTGAACAGAAGACATCCCGGAGCACTGGATGATGTAGATGACCTGACCTTCAGAAGAAAGGTTCTGGCAGTGGTTATGCTGGTGGTTTTCATACTCTGCCTCACACACATACCAACAAAAGTTTAA
- a CDS encoding damage-control phosphatase ARMT1 family protein, protein MKVHYECAACFLRQSREALDLATDDEELKMDITEELVKIVSENFRRGGVSNVIGTQIHRTIKDKTGNNDPYRKEREISNDIACQYIPMVEKLIEDDSSLKNYLKVAIAGNVIDFGALGLDTDMESLIVTTMQKEPAVDDSTELETELETAKTVLYLADNIGEIVMDKMLIKKLADYDVDITVALKEEPILNDACMEDALKIGLNEVSKLTTTGTDSIGIISGDVSPEFMAKFMEADLIVAKGLGNYEGLGEMDLKDKPVFCLLNAKCKPVARDIGVEVGDNIVLKLNPKK, encoded by the coding sequence ATGAAAGTACACTACGAATGTGCCGCCTGTTTTTTAAGACAGTCAAGAGAAGCTTTAGACCTTGCAACTGATGATGAAGAATTGAAGATGGATATAACCGAAGAATTGGTAAAAATTGTTTCAGAAAACTTCAGAAGGGGAGGAGTTTCCAACGTCATAGGAACTCAAATTCATAGAACCATCAAAGACAAAACAGGCAACAACGATCCCTACAGAAAAGAAAGAGAAATATCTAACGATATAGCTTGTCAATATATACCAATGGTTGAAAAACTAATTGAAGATGATTCTAGCCTAAAGAATTATCTTAAAGTTGCAATTGCAGGTAACGTGATTGATTTCGGGGCATTAGGATTGGATACAGACATGGAATCTTTGATAGTCACAACCATGCAAAAAGAACCTGCAGTTGACGATTCAACTGAACTTGAAACTGAACTTGAAACTGCAAAAACTGTTCTCTACCTAGCAGACAACATCGGTGAAATTGTAATGGACAAGATGTTAATAAAAAAATTGGCAGACTACGATGTTGATATCACGGTAGCACTCAAGGAAGAACCAATACTAAACGATGCATGCATGGAAGATGCACTCAAAATAGGTTTAAATGAAGTTTCAAAGCTCACAACAACAGGAACAGATTCTATTGGTATCATTAGTGGAGATGTATCACCTGAATTCATGGCAAAGTTCATGGAAGCAGACCTGATAGTTGCAAAGGGACTTGGAAACTACGAAGGTTTAGGTGAAATGGATCTCAAAGATAAACCCGTGTTTTGCCTGTTAAATGCTAAATGTAAACCTGTAGCAAGGGATATAGGTGTGGAAGTCGGGGACAACATCGTACTTAAACTGAATCCCAAAAAATGA
- a CDS encoding thioredoxin family protein: MPTFNQKMLIILAIVVVGVLIIFAVTNLEKTSKTQNSNQDNPQAIQWNYNLDSAINTAQKSNKLIFVDFYADWCGYCKQLDEKTYPNGKVEAVMAQKYVAVKVNVDQNPDLASKYSVYGLPTLVIMDSNGNEIKRVEGYQTPSDLLNIL; encoded by the coding sequence ATGCCAACTTTTAATCAGAAGATGTTAATAATCCTGGCAATTGTGGTAGTTGGAGTTTTAATAATATTTGCAGTAACAAATCTGGAAAAAACATCTAAAACACAGAACTCCAACCAAGATAATCCACAAGCAATTCAATGGAATTATAATTTGGACTCTGCAATTAACACGGCGCAGAAATCGAACAAACTCATATTCGTGGATTTTTATGCTGACTGGTGTGGATACTGCAAACAACTTGATGAAAAAACCTACCCAAATGGGAAGGTGGAGGCGGTAATGGCACAGAAGTACGTGGCAGTGAAGGTGAACGTTGATCAAAATCCTGATCTAGCATCGAAGTACAGTGTCTATGGACTGCCCACCCTCGTAATAATGGATTCAAATGGTAATGAAATTAAACGAGTGGAAGGTTATCAAACACCCTCTGATTTGTTAAACATACTCTAG
- a CDS encoding cytochrome c biogenesis CcdA family protein yields the protein MVLGYVASFSAGILSVISPCVIPLIPIVVGHSLLKRDYNEILTFTSGFFLVFAVLTLLTGIFTLAIAHYLLYFRMAAAILIILMGIIFMLNKNIFNFSYRLKHENQRFESFIAGILTCVAWSPCYGPYIVAVAAYSASTGNWFYSVSNMIIYSLGFSFSIFILALLISRINIEGLMKHYNTIRMVSGAMIIIAGIYLLTGYL from the coding sequence ATGGTTCTTGGTTATGTAGCATCGTTTAGTGCAGGGATTCTTTCTGTGATATCTCCCTGTGTAATTCCGCTTATTCCAATTGTTGTGGGTCATTCACTTTTAAAAAGGGATTACAATGAAATCTTAACTTTCACTTCAGGATTCTTCCTAGTATTTGCAGTGTTAACTCTTTTAACTGGGATTTTCACCCTTGCAATAGCCCATTACCTCCTTTATTTCAGGATGGCAGCTGCCATCTTGATTATTTTAATGGGAATAATTTTCATGTTGAACAAAAACATATTCAACTTTTCGTACAGACTGAAACATGAAAACCAACGATTTGAATCGTTTATTGCAGGTATTTTGACATGTGTAGCATGGTCTCCATGTTATGGCCCCTACATAGTTGCTGTTGCAGCCTACAGCGCATCAACCGGTAACTGGTTTTACAGTGTTTCAAACATGATAATATACTCATTAGGATTCAGTTTTTCAATTTTTATCCTGGCCCTATTAATATCTAGGATAAATATTGAGGGTCTGATGAAACATTACAATACAATTAGAATGGTTTCAGGCGCAATGATAATCATTGCAGGGATCTACTTATTAACTGGTTACCTTTAA